A window of Deinococcus sp. YIM 134068 genomic DNA:
GACGGCCCGGCGACGCTTCGGCCCGGAGGGGCTGGGCCGGATTTACACCCGCACCGGACGCCCCTTCCTCAAGGACGACTGGGAGGCCGACGTGCTGACCCGCGCCCGCGCCGCCGTCACCCGTGCCGGGCTGTGGGAGGAGCTGAACACGGGCTGGCTCGTCCTCGACGCCGAGATTCTGCCGTGGAGCCTCAAGGCGGAGGAGCTGATCAAGGGGCAGTACGCGGCGGTGGGTGCGGCGGGGAACGCGACCCTGCCCGCCGCCGTGGAGGCGCTGGAGAGGGCGCGGGCACGCGGTCTGGAGGTGGGCGACCTGCTGACCCGCACCCGTGACCGGGCCGCCGACCTCACCGCGTACCGGGCCGCCTACCGCGCCTACGTCCGCCGGGTGGAGGGGCCGGGGGATGTCCAGATCAGGCCCTTCCACCTCCTCGCGTCGGAGGGGACGGTCCACATGGACAGGGACCACCTCTGGCACCTGGGCACGCTGGGGCGGCTCGCGGACGCCGACCCCACCCTCTTCGGGCGCACGGCCCACCGCCTCGTCACGCTGGGCGACGAGGGGAGTGAGGCGGAGGCGACGGAGTGGTGGCTCGCCCTCACGGCGGGCGGTGGCGAGGGCATGGTCGTCAAGCCGCTGGCCTTCCTGGACGCCGGGAAGCGCACCCTGCAACCCGCCGTCAAGGTCCGGGGCCGGGAATATCTGCGGATCATCTACGGCCCGGAGTACACGCGCCCGGAACACTTGGCGCGGCTGCGTTCCCGCTCGCTCGCCGCCAAGCGTGGGCGGGCGCTGCGGGAGTTCCACCTGGGGCTGGAGGCGCTGCACCGCTTCACGGAGGGGGCGGGCGTGGGCCGGGTCCACGAGTGCGTCCTCGGTGTGCTGGCGCTGGAGAGCGAGCCGATAGACGCGCGGCTGTGAGGACCTGACTGGAAGAGCTTCTTATCCTGGCGACCTGCCGACATACGGCGGTGAAAGAGCACCTCAACTCATGGACCTTCAAGAACCGCCGATGCCGTGCCCCCTGCCGTGGAGAGCGGCAAAGTTCAGCGCCGTGTCGTCCAGAACGCACATCGGGGCCAGTGTTCTTCCCGTCGTAATGTAAGGCGTCTTGAGTCTTCCAACTGGCCTCCACGCCGAGATAAAGAAAGGGCGCACCGAACCTCGATTCGATGCGCCCGGCCAGACCCCGCTATTCGACGGTCACGCTCTTCGCCAGGTTCCTCGGCTTGTCCACGTCCCGGCCCAGCGCCGTCGCCGTGAAGTAGGCGAGCAGTTGCAGGGCGACCGCGTTCACCACCGGGCTGACCGCCTCGTGCGCGCGGGGCACGTACAGCACGTCGTCGGCGTGGCGGGCGTTCCCGGTGTCGCCGTCGCTGAGCAGGGCGATGACCCGGCCCGAGCGGGCGCGGACCTCCTGAACGTTGGAGATCGTCTTCTCCAGCAGCGGACTCTCGGTGGCGATCACCACGACGGGCAGTTGGTCATCGATCAGGGCGATGGGGCCGTGTTTCATCTCGCCCGCCGCGTAGCCCTCGGCGTGGATATAGCTGATCTCCTTGAGCTTCAGCGCCCCCTCGAAGGCGGTCGGCGCGTTCACCCCGCGTCCCAGGAAGAGGTAGTCGCGCGCCCCGGCGTACTTCTCGGCCACGGCCTTGATCCGCTCCACCCGCTCGGGAGAGAGCGCCTCCTCCACGAGGCGGGGCAGCTCGCGGGCGGCGTGCAGGAGGTCCTGCGCCTGCGCCTCGCCCAGCGTGCCGCGTGCGCGGGCCAGCCACAGGGCGAGCATCAGCATGGCGCTCACCTGCGCGGTGTACGCCTTCGTGCTCGCCACGCCGATCTCCGGCCCGGCGTGGATGTACAGGGTGTCGTCGAGTTCGCGGGTCATGGAGGACCCCTTGGCATTGATGACCCCGAGAGTCCTCGCGCCGTGCTTCTTCGCCTCGCGCAGGGCTTCGAGCGTGTCGATGGTCTCGCCCGACTGGCTCACCACGATGGCGAGGGTGTGCTCGCTCACGAGGGGCGAGCGGTAGCGGTACTCCGAGGCCACGTCCACCTCGACCGGGATGCGGGCGAGTTGCTCGATGAGGTACTCGCCCACCAGCCCGGCGTAGTAGGCCGTGCCGCACGCGATGATCGAGATGCGCTTGAACGAGGACGGGTCGAGGCCGATGTCGAGGTTGACCTCCCCCGTGTCGTCGTGGAGGCGACCGATCAGGGTGTTCGTGAGGGCGGTGGGCTGCTCGTAGATCTCCTTGAGCATGTAGGTGTCGAAGCCGCCCTTCTCCGCCGCCTCGGCGTCCCAGTCGATGCGGTCGATGGGACGCTCCTGCGGATTGCCCGCGAGGTCCGTCACCCGGAAGCCGTCATCGTGCAGCACCACCATGTCCCCGTCGTGGAGGAAGACCATGTTGCGCGTGTAGGGCAGCAGGGCGGGCACGTCCGACGCCAGGAACATCTCGCCCTCGCCGACGCCCATCACGAGGGGGCTGACGGTCCGGGCCGCCACGATCTCGCGGTGGTCCACGTGCGTGACGACGAGGCCGTAGGCCCCGCGCACCTGCGTCAGGGCCGCGCGCACCGCCCCCTCCAGGTCGCCTGAGTACGCCTCCTCGATGAGGTGGGCCAGCACCTCCGAGTCCGTCTCCGACTTAAAGGTGTGGCCGCGTGCTTGCAGCCCTTCTTTCAACGAGAGGTAATTCTCGATGATCCCGTTGTGGATGATGACGATGCGCCCGTCTTCCGTCGCGTGGGGGTGCGCGTTCGTGTCGTTGGGCAGGCCGTGGGTCGCCCAGCGCGTGTGCCCGATGCCGAGGGTGCCGGGAAGAGGCGAATGGGCGAGTTCGCCGCTGAGGTTGGCGAGCTTGCCCGCCTTCTTCTTGACCTCGATGTGAGCGCCGTCCGCGACCGCCACGCCCGCGCTGTCGTAGCCGCGATATTCGAGCTTGGCGAGGCCGGAGATCAGAACGTCCTGCGCCTGCCGACTGCCGATGTATCCGACGATTCCGCACATACATGCTCCTCGACCCACACCCGGCGCTCAGGCCGGGGCGGGCGGTGTCTGAGTCGATTTGTTCGCACCGCGCGGCCTTATCTCCACGTCACCGTGGGGTTTATCGCCGCGCTTCACTCCGTGGGGAGTCGGGGAGGCCCGTGCCGGGCCTGGAGGCATCCGCAGAACGCTCGCTCACCTCCACCTCGTCTTCTGCCTCCTGGGGAGACAGACCTTGCGCTTCCCGGTTGTGTGAACCGGACACCAGACGGTTCGGGCGAAAGCTTATCACCCGGCTTGAGTGAGATGTGCAAGATGCTCAGATAGGGTGGGGGGACCGGTGGGGGGTCAGCTCCACCTGCGCGCGTACGCTTCCACGTCGAACTTGCGGTTCAGGCCGCTCGCGGCGAGGTAGCGCACGGTGCCGAAGATGGGCCGCCGCGCCCACGGGCGGTCGTGCAGGCCGAAGACCCAGCCCACGCTGACGTAGGAGTTGGCGTCGCGGCCATCCAGCTCATAGCGGTTGTTCAGCCACAGGGTCGTGTCGTAGGCCTCCTGGGGCGTGGCGCTCCACTCCAGAATCTTCTTGCCCCAGTACATCCGCATGGCGTTGTGCATCCGGCCCGTGCGGACCATCTCAGTGTGGGCGGCGTTCCAGTAACGGTCGTGGGTCGCGGCGGCGTCGAACTCCTCCCGCGTGTAGAGGTGCGGGCGCGGGTCGGCGGCGTGGTCCTCCAATGCCTGCCGGGTCCACGTCGGCAGCCCCTCGTAGCGGTCGTAGGCGGAGTTGAACTCGCAGTAGTTGAAGCTGAGTTCGCGCCGGACGATCATCTCCTCCAGGAAGGTGTCGAGGCCCGGCCCGCCGTCCGAGTGCTCGCGCGCCGCGAGGGCCGCCGTCAGGGGCGAGATGTGCCCGTAGTGCAGGTAGGCGCTCAGGCGGCTGCCCCCGTCCGCGTTGGGGTCGCGCCGCCCGGCGTCGTAGCGGGGGAGCAGGCGGGTGACGAAGTGCCCCAGCCGCTTCAGGGCCGCCACCTCGCCCCCCTCCTCCTCACCGGGCGGAACGCTGTTGTCCACACCAAGCGCCCGCACGGTGAGCGCGGGGTCGCTCACGTCCAGGCCGGGGTCCCAGTCCGGGTGTCCCTGCGCGCCCTCCTGCACGTCCACGGGCACGAGGAAGCGTTCCAGATGACGGTGAATCTTGGGGCGAATGGTCCGCGCGGCGAACTCCTGCTTGTCGGACACAGTGTTGATCGGCACCACCGCATCGGACTCCACCTGCACGAAGGGCACTTCCAGACGCTGGGCGAGGTCCGCCCGCCACTGTCGTCCAGGTCGCAGATAGCCTCGGTCGGTGACGACGAGACAGGCATCCTGGGCCGCCCCCAGCACCTCGTCCGGCGTGTTCCCAATCCGTATCGAGAAGGGGATGCCGCGCGCCTTCAGGCCCTCCCGCACGTCACGCAATCCCTCCAGCAGGTACTGGAAGTGGCGGGCGTTCGCCTCCGGATAGCCCGGATTCAGGCCGAAGACGGCGGCGAGGGGCACGCCCAGCCTGCGGGCCTCCCCCACCGCGTATTCGAGGGCGTGGTTGTCGTGCGTCCGCACGCTGGACTGCACCCACAGCAGCACGAAGCCTCCCCGCCCCGGCTCGCCCGGCCTGAGCACCCGCACCCGTTCCGGCTGGATCATGGCCGCTTTCTAACGCACTCGCGCTCGCGCAGACGGTGGGGAATCTGGCCCTTTGTGAATGGAAGCCTTTCGCATATGTCTTCCGAGTCTTGATTGAGGGTGGAGAAATAAGCGTCTCAGACGTTCGGAACCGCTCACACCCCAACCCTCCAGGGCCGGCCCTTGACGCCCGGTGCATACCGCGCTATCTTTTTCTCATCACCGCCCGAGAGGCGGCTTTTTTATTGCCCGCCGCCATCTACCCCTCCGGCAACCGCCGCACGGGCAGCCGTACCCAGCCCCGGCGCGACACCCAACGCAGGAGCAGCACGGTGGCGGCCCCGCTGAGTTGGGCCTGAAAGGGTGTGACGTGCGGGTACAGCAGATACACGGCCACGGCCCCCCCGGCGGCGGCGGTCGCGTAGAGCTGGTCGCGGCGGTACATGACCTCCGGCACCACGCCCGCGAGCAGATCGCGGATGATGCCGCCGCCCACGCCGCTGAGCATCCCCGCAAAGGCCACGCCCAGCGGCCCCAGCCCGAGGTTGATCGCACCGAGCGCCCCCGACGCCGCGAAGAGGCTCAGGCCCACCGAGTCGAAAATGCTCAGCGTCCGCTCGAAGCGGGCGAGCCGCTCCCCGACGGCGAAGGCGAGGACGGCCCCGGCCAGCGCCACCCACAGGTACGTCTCGTCGCGCAGGAAGAGGGGCGGCGTCTGCGCGGTCAGCGTGTCGCGGATGGCCCCGCCCCCCACGGCGGTCACGCATCCCAGCACGAGCACCCCGAAGAGGTCGAAGCGTTTGCGAACCGCCAGCAGCGCCCCCGACATGCTGAAGGCGAGGACGCCCAGCAGGTCGAGCAGGTGCAATCCCTGTTCCAGCGTCACGTCCGGGAGGGCGAGGTCGAACACGCGCGCACTCTAGAGCGGGGTGAGGAGAGCGGGCCAGCCGGGGGCAACCCCTCTGCTGCGCAGCTCTGCGAGTCCGTCCCTGCGGGGCACCTCCCCTTGAAGGGAGGCAGAAAGCCGTTCAGGCTCCCTTCAAGGGGAGCTGTCAGCGAAGTTGACTGAGGGGTCGCCCGCCGCCTCGCCTAACAGCAGCCGATCACAGCCCTTGCTGCTGGCCCCGCCGGGCCGAAGCGACCCACTCTTCTCTCTCCGGTATGCCGTGCTATACTCCCCGCTGTTGTCTCGCGCCCGTAGGCCGAGAAGATGGCCCCGGCGGACGGGTTTCTGCCCCAGTTCCAAACGCCGCGCGGCCCCACCGAGGAGAAAGATCATGGCGAAGCACCCCGTTCCCAAGAAGAAGACCAGCAAGAGCAAGCGCGACATGCGCCGCAGCCACCACGCGCTCGTGGCTCCCAACCTGACCGAGTGCCCCCACTGCCACGCCAAGAAGCTCAGCCACCACATCTGCCCGAGCTGCGGCTATTACAACGGTCGCCAAGTCCTCGCGGTCTAGGCGGGAACCCGCATAGGTGTAAGCAAGGCTCCCCACGTGGGGGCCTTTTCGCTTTGGTGGGGCCGCGTTCTCCGGAGACTGAAGAGGCGCAGTGCCGTTCCAGACGGGGGAATCGCCCATTCCCCAGAGCCCGGGTGCATACCTTGGCGGCCAGCGCATACCACGCTATCTTTTTCCTATCACCGCCCGAGAGGCGGCTTTTTTATTGCTCGTTTTATTCCCCGGCGGACGCCGATAAACGCCCCTTCACCGGAGTCTCGCCCGGCGGCCCACGCTGGCGGAGCACGCTGGCCCCATGAGCGACGATCAGAAGCAGGGGTACGATCCGGCCAACACCTCGCCCGCCGAGGGCCAGAGCCACGAGATTCCCGACGCGGCGCGCGGACAGGACCCGGATATCGACCCCGCCGACAAGGACGCCGCCGAGGGCGACCGGGACGAGGTGGAAGACAGCGCCACGCCCTCGTCGTGACCGAACCACTGCTGGGAGCGCCCGACGGGGAACGGCCCCTGAACGTGACCCGCCCCGACGTGGAGCGGACCGCACTCCTGGACTGGATGTTCGGGCTGTTGCGCGAGGAGTACGGCGAGCGGCCCATCTACGCCCGCCGCGAGGCGATGCACGAGCTGATCAGCACGATCCTCTCCCAGCGCACGACCCACGCCGACGAGGAGGCCGCCTATCAGGAACTCCTGACGCTCGGTGACTGGGACACGATCATTGAGGCACCGACGGAGGCTGTGGCGCACGCCATCCGGCGCAGCAACTACCCGGAGAGCAAAGCGCCGCGCATCCAAGCCACGTTGCGGGCCATCCGCGAGCAGCGGGGCGGGTACAATCTCGACTTCCTGGCCGAGATGCCCGTGAAGGACGCGATGAAGTGGCTCACCGACCTGCCCGGCGTGGGCGTGAAGACGGCGAGCCTCGTGCTGCTGTTCAACTACGCGCGGCCCGTCTTCCCGGTGGACACGCACGTTCACCGCATCAACACCCGCGTGGGGACGATCAAGTGGGTGGGCGAGCAGGCGGCGTACCGGGCACTCCTGAAGCTCCTTCCACCCGACCCGCCTTACCTGTACGAGTTGCACGTCAATCTGCTGCGGCACGGGCAGAAAGTCTGTACGTGGACCCGCCCGAAATGCCCTGCCTGCATCCTGCGCGAGCGTTGCGACGCCCACGCAATCTACGGGAACAACGTGCCGAGCTTCAGCGAGAAGCCGGGGAAGTCCTCGTAGTCTGTTGTTTCTGCTCAACCGTTTTTTGCGAGGGTGTCGCGGTACTCCGAAATCATGACTCCAACCCAGACTGATCCATCGCGCTCAAGCAAAACGTCCACTTCAATTTCATCACCGTGAGCAGTGACAACCATGCCTGATTCGACCTGAGAGAACTTGGTCAAGTCTTCAATCGAACCGTTGGTACTCAGACACAGACAGTTTTGCTCGTCCCTGTTGTTGAAATCAACCCAGATTCTCGGCTTCATCGGAGTTTCAGCCTCTCTCCCGCTCCCGCAACACGAGCTGCACCAATCCGAGCGTCACGAGTTCGGCCTCCTCCGGGCGCACGGGGCGCAGTTCCTCCACCACGAAGCGGCGGGAGAAGACGCTTCGGCGCTTGCGGATGCGGAAGGCGGGCTGCCCCCCCGCGTCCGTGACCGTGTACGTCGGGTTCACGAGATAGTCGAAGCCGAGGGCGATGAGGTTGCCGATGAGGGGAACGGCGTCCAGCACGCCCTCCACGAGGCTCATCCACGGCTGATCGTCGCGGATGGTGAACTCGGTTCGGTCGTCCGGCCCGAGCAGGTCGTACCCCGCTGCCCAGAGGGTCCGGATGCCGTGGGCCTGAAGCGCCCCGACCTCCGAGCCGTCTACCCGGCGAATCTCGCGCCGCGCCCGCCAGTCGAGCGCCCCGGCCATCAGCCCGCGCGCCCGGATGCCGTGCGTCTGCCGCGTGCGGCCCTCGTCGGCGTACACGCGCACCTCGTCGCGGATGCTGAAGAGCTTCTCCTTGACGACCGCGATAAGTTGCCCGTTCGCGTCCGTCACGCGCAACTCGGTCAGGAGGCTGAACTTAAACTCCAGCGTCAAGGGAAAGGTGGGATTCACGCCACCGGGTACGGAGTCAGGCGAGGTCCGGTTCCCACACGTCGAAGCGGGTGCCGGGAAGGACGCCCGCCGACTGCGCCCACACCGGCGCGGGCTGAGCCTTACGCGCCTCGGGCTGCACGGTCGCCACCCGCACGGCACCCGACCCGCAGGCGACGGTCAGGCCGCCCTCGTCCACCCGCAGCACCTCGCCCGGCTCGCCCTCCCCGTCCGCGACGCTCAGGCCGCCGAGCTTGAGGCGCGCGCCGTTCAGGAACGCGGTTGTCTGCGGCCACGCGGCCACGCCACGGGAACGGTTCACCACCGCCCGCGCGCCCTCGCGCCAGCGCACGAAGCCGTCCTCCTTCACGAGCATGGGGGCGTGGGTGGCTTTGGAGTCATCCTGCGGCGTGGGGGTGAGGTCGGGCAGCCGCGACAGGGCCTCCACGATCAGCCGCGAGGCCTGCGCGCTCAGGGCGTCCGCGAGTTCGAGGCTCGTCCACTCCGGCGCGATAGGTAGGTCCTCTTGCAGCAGAATTGGGCCGGTGTCCATCCCCTCGTCGGTCTGCATGATCGTCGTGCCCGTGACCGCCTCGCCCCGGATGAGGGACCACTGGATCGGCGCTGCGCCCCGGTAGGCGGGCAGAAGGCTGGTATGCGTGTTCAGGAAGCCGAAGCGGGGCACGGACAGGAGCGGGCCGGGCAGAATCTTGCCGTAGGCGCAGGTGACGGCGACCTCCGCGCCACTCTCCCGTAACCGGGTCTCGAACGTGACGTTCCCGCGCAACTTCTTCGGCTGGGCCAGAGGGAGGCCGAGTTCGGTGGCCCTGGCGGCGACGGGCGGCGGCGTGAGCTTCAACCCCCGTCCAACGGGCTTGTCGGGCTGGGCGACGACGAGGACAATTTCAAACTGCGCCTGAATGGCCTCCAACACGGGGAGCGCGAAGGCGGGCGAACCGAAGAAAGCGACGCGGGGGGAGGTCAACCCAGCCCCTCCAACGTGTTCAGGTACACCCGCGCCCGGCCCTTCAACTCCGCCAGATATTCGACGTACTCCTCGGTCACATATCCGGGCAATCGGTCGAGGTAGTACAGCCCGTGCAGGTGGTCCGTCTCATGCTGGAAGATGCGCGCGAGGAAGGCGTCGGCCTCCACGCTCCACCGCTCGCCGCCCAGGTCGGTGTAGGTGACGCGGACCTCGCTGTGGCGGGGCACGTCGGTCCGCTTGATGCCGGGGATGCTCAGGCAGCCCTCGCCGAACGCGGTGTCCACCCGGTCCGAGAGGGCTTCCACCATCGGATTGAGCATGACGAACTCGCGCAGCGCCCGCGCCCTCAGCGGCTTGCCCTCCTCCGTGTCGTCGTCGTACTGGACGGCCACGAAGAGTTGGAGGGGCAGCCCGACCTGCGGCCCCGCCAGCCCCGCGCCCCGCGCCTCGTACATCGTCTCCAGCATCGTGCGGGCGACCTCGCGCAGGGATTGGGGGGCGAAGCCGGGCACCTGCACCGGGGCCGCAAAATCCTCGATGGGCCGCGCCCGCCCGCGCAGCACCGGGTCGCCGTACAGCCGGATGGGGTAGATGCCCGCTCCCGTCATTTCGCCTTTTCCCGACCCGTCTCGGCCAGCGTGCTCAGGTACGCCTTCGCCTGACGCTGCATGGACGCCAGCGCCTTGCGGTGGTCCTCCGTGATCTCGGGAGGCAGGCGGTCGAGGAAAAAGATGCCGTCGAGGTGGTCGGTCTCGTGCTGGAAGACGCGGGCGAGGTAGTCCTCGGCGTCGAGGGACCGCTCCTGCCCGTCGAGGTCCGTGTAACGCACCTGCACTCCACGTGCGCGGGCCACCCCCTCCTCGTAGATGCCGGGGATGCTGAGGCAGCCCTCCTGGTAGGAACGGTCCTTTTTCTTGTCTGTGACGGTGAGGACCGGATTGATCATCACGAACTCGCGCAGGACCCTTGAGCGCAATGGAGCGTCGCCCCCTTCGTTCTCCTCCTCGTCGTCCTCGTACTCCACCGCGACGAACATCCTCACGGGGAGGCCCACCTGCGGGGCCG
This region includes:
- the glmS gene encoding glutamine--fructose-6-phosphate transaminase (isomerizing) gives rise to the protein MCGIVGYIGSRQAQDVLISGLAKLEYRGYDSAGVAVADGAHIEVKKKAGKLANLSGELAHSPLPGTLGIGHTRWATHGLPNDTNAHPHATEDGRIVIIHNGIIENYLSLKEGLQARGHTFKSETDSEVLAHLIEEAYSGDLEGAVRAALTQVRGAYGLVVTHVDHREIVAARTVSPLVMGVGEGEMFLASDVPALLPYTRNMVFLHDGDMVVLHDDGFRVTDLAGNPQERPIDRIDWDAEAAEKGGFDTYMLKEIYEQPTALTNTLIGRLHDDTGEVNLDIGLDPSSFKRISIIACGTAYYAGLVGEYLIEQLARIPVEVDVASEYRYRSPLVSEHTLAIVVSQSGETIDTLEALREAKKHGARTLGVINAKGSSMTRELDDTLYIHAGPEIGVASTKAYTAQVSAMLMLALWLARARGTLGEAQAQDLLHAARELPRLVEEALSPERVERIKAVAEKYAGARDYLFLGRGVNAPTAFEGALKLKEISYIHAEGYAAGEMKHGPIALIDDQLPVVVIATESPLLEKTISNVQEVRARSGRVIALLSDGDTGNARHADDVLYVPRAHEAVSPVVNAVALQLLAYFTATALGRDVDKPRNLAKSVTVE
- a CDS encoding deoxyribodipyrimidine photo-lyase; the protein is MIQPERVRVLRPGEPGRGGFVLLWVQSSVRTHDNHALEYAVGEARRLGVPLAAVFGLNPGYPEANARHFQYLLEGLRDVREGLKARGIPFSIRIGNTPDEVLGAAQDACLVVTDRGYLRPGRQWRADLAQRLEVPFVQVESDAVVPINTVSDKQEFAARTIRPKIHRHLERFLVPVDVQEGAQGHPDWDPGLDVSDPALTVRALGVDNSVPPGEEEGGEVAALKRLGHFVTRLLPRYDAGRRDPNADGGSRLSAYLHYGHISPLTAALAAREHSDGGPGLDTFLEEMIVRRELSFNYCEFNSAYDRYEGLPTWTRQALEDHAADPRPHLYTREEFDAAATHDRYWNAAHTEMVRTGRMHNAMRMYWGKKILEWSATPQEAYDTTLWLNNRYELDGRDANSYVSVGWVFGLHDRPWARRPIFGTVRYLAASGLNRKFDVEAYARRWS
- a CDS encoding trimeric intracellular cation channel family protein, whose translation is MFDLALPDVTLEQGLHLLDLLGVLAFSMSGALLAVRKRFDLFGVLVLGCVTAVGGGAIRDTLTAQTPPLFLRDETYLWVALAGAVLAFAVGERLARFERTLSIFDSVGLSLFAASGALGAINLGLGPLGVAFAGMLSGVGGGIIRDLLAGVVPEVMYRRDQLYATAAAGGAVAVYLLYPHVTPFQAQLSGAATVLLLRWVSRRGWVRLPVRRLPEG
- the rpmF gene encoding 50S ribosomal protein L32, translating into MAKHPVPKKKTSKSKRDMRRSHHALVAPNLTECPHCHAKKLSHHICPSCGYYNGRQVLAV
- a CDS encoding endonuclease III domain-containing protein, encoding MTEPLLGAPDGERPLNVTRPDVERTALLDWMFGLLREEYGERPIYARREAMHELISTILSQRTTHADEEAAYQELLTLGDWDTIIEAPTEAVAHAIRRSNYPESKAPRIQATLRAIREQRGGYNLDFLAEMPVKDAMKWLTDLPGVGVKTASLVLLFNYARPVFPVDTHVHRINTRVGTIKWVGEQAAYRALLKLLPPDPPYLYELHVNLLRHGQKVCTWTRPKCPACILRERCDAHAIYGNNVPSFSEKPGKSS
- the fmt gene encoding methionyl-tRNA formyltransferase: MTSPRVAFFGSPAFALPVLEAIQAQFEIVLVVAQPDKPVGRGLKLTPPPVAARATELGLPLAQPKKLRGNVTFETRLRESGAEVAVTCAYGKILPGPLLSVPRFGFLNTHTSLLPAYRGAAPIQWSLIRGEAVTGTTIMQTDEGMDTGPILLQEDLPIAPEWTSLELADALSAQASRLIVEALSRLPDLTPTPQDDSKATHAPMLVKEDGFVRWREGARAVVNRSRGVAAWPQTTAFLNGARLKLGGLSVADGEGEPGEVLRVDEGGLTVACGSGAVRVATVQPEARKAQPAPVWAQSAGVLPGTRFDVWEPDLA
- the def gene encoding peptide deformylase, translating into MTGAGIYPIRLYGDPVLRGRARPIEDFAAPVQVPGFAPQSLREVARTMLETMYEARGAGLAGPQVGLPLQLFVAVQYDDDTEEGKPLRARALREFVMLNPMVEALSDRVDTAFGEGCLSIPGIKRTDVPRHSEVRVTYTDLGGERWSVEADAFLARIFQHETDHLHGLYYLDRLPGYVTEEYVEYLAELKGRARVYLNTLEGLG
- the def gene encoding peptide deformylase; the protein is MAEAPRVYPIRLYGDPVLRRKARPVSPTDLLTVPGHGPQTVREVANTMLETMFEARGVGLAAPQVGLPVRMFVAVEYEDDEEENEGGDAPLRSRVLREFVMINPVLTVTDKKKDRSYQEGCLSIPGIYEEGVARARGVQVRYTDLDGQERSLDAEDYLARVFQHETDHLDGIFFLDRLPPEITEDHRKALASMQRQAKAYLSTLAETGREKAK